A genomic window from Ruminiclostridium cellulolyticum H10 includes:
- a CDS encoding ABC transporter permease — MRFLSVSWKNIHVSWRRSLTLGSFIFIATFILLFANSFIATMESNMQGALVNALTGDVQVRSANTDEEDMFSFKGSWGKISYLNQQEVSNVKTVLDSKLKPEDYGLHIRHNVFLQSEKEKLGSMIIGIDNKLQSYKDPVKLVKGKYISNTGSEIILAKDQADKLKVNVGDKLDAFAKTKDGQPTKITFTVVGISNIEILSGFSYYPAYTDLKSAQELLGLKDGEATDIIMYAKNRDNAKSMKNELKDTLDKTDIGSEKYKLSTWEKMGGYLMSTINIYIVIFYVFIAILMFIIIILIVNLVFMMGLERRQDIGTLRAVGYSKSKIVALFVTEILTITGIAFAIGAALAISLILVFSNVGLTVPSPWDLTIGKQLFLKFNIGQVLGIFGMLLGISFLSSYYPAYRSACLRPSEALREI; from the coding sequence ATGAGATTCTTATCAGTATCATGGAAAAATATTCACGTATCTTGGCGGCGTTCATTAACGCTCGGATCTTTTATATTCATTGCGACATTTATACTTCTCTTTGCCAATTCTTTTATTGCAACCATGGAGTCAAATATGCAAGGGGCTCTTGTTAACGCATTGACAGGTGATGTTCAGGTAAGGTCAGCGAATACTGATGAGGAAGATATGTTTTCCTTCAAGGGCAGCTGGGGTAAAATCAGTTATCTTAACCAACAAGAGGTAAGCAATGTAAAGACAGTTCTTGACAGCAAATTAAAGCCTGAAGACTATGGATTACATATTCGTCATAATGTATTTCTTCAGTCTGAAAAAGAAAAACTTGGTTCTATGATTATAGGTATTGATAACAAGCTTCAGTCTTATAAAGATCCTGTTAAGCTGGTTAAAGGAAAGTATATTTCTAATACCGGAAGTGAAATAATCCTTGCAAAAGATCAAGCTGACAAACTTAAGGTTAATGTCGGTGACAAACTGGATGCCTTTGCAAAGACAAAGGACGGACAGCCTACAAAGATAACTTTTACCGTGGTTGGAATAAGTAATATAGAAATCCTTTCCGGGTTCAGCTACTATCCTGCTTATACGGATTTAAAGAGTGCACAGGAACTTTTAGGGCTTAAAGATGGCGAAGCTACCGACATAATAATGTACGCTAAAAACAGGGACAATGCCAAATCTATGAAAAATGAATTGAAAGATACCCTTGACAAGACAGATATCGGGTCTGAAAAGTATAAGTTGTCTACGTGGGAAAAAATGGGCGGCTATTTGATGAGCACTATAAATATTTACATAGTTATCTTCTATGTCTTCATAGCCATACTGATGTTCATAATAATCATACTGATTGTTAACCTGGTATTTATGATGGGACTTGAACGACGCCAAGATATAGGTACTCTCAGAGCAGTCGGTTACAGCAAGTCTAAGATAGTTGCATTATTCGTTACTGAAATTCTTACAATAACCGGTATTGCATTTGCAATCGGTGCCGCTTTGGCAATATCATTGATACTTGTATTCTCAAATGTAGGGCTTACAGTACCTTCACCGTGGGATTTGACTATAGGAAAACAATTATTCTTGAAATTTAATATAGGGCAGGTACTTGGCATTTTTGGGATGCTGTTGGGGATATCTTTCTTGTCATCATACTATCCCGCATACAGGTCTGCATGTTTAAGGCCTTCTGAAGCTTTAAGAGAAATATAA
- a CDS encoding ABC transporter permease, giving the protein MGIIAKIALRNIFANRRRSILIGIVIFICAFLILVSNSMANGVEFQVLKGYKNIQCAHVIVGWENLKKVNSSDATRLLFLTSNPSFELTKDAENQRAINTLNEFLEKNKDKVDGYYPSIRRSISILYNGGEVQDSQFSLYGLNAKSSKLMIDSKAMSMYKGELLSEDPNAICISKQKAEEDKLNLGDKVTLESINPDGSRGTLDCTIKGIYANGAGWDNMYLFINEDTAKQLMKYKDGYFDLGRISLKNESDASEFAKDLDAALIKDGSKVLRAESYLQASKLYPTMSKSLKGLCNLFILIFLVVISIGLRSSIRMNLFERMREFGTLRAIGYSRRQCFSIIFLEVFFLSIIALSIACGIAAVLVNMLGKSGVYLGTGPLSYFGGERLYPSMKPMDISTTFGIITLFTLLSTVSPALKLCYQNITNIMVKNMKKVKVWRTMFFGEKHSKVKYDGLNKAV; this is encoded by the coding sequence ATGGGAATTATAGCTAAAATAGCTTTAAGAAATATTTTTGCTAACAGGAGACGCTCAATACTTATAGGAATAGTTATATTTATATGTGCGTTCCTCATTTTAGTATCAAATTCAATGGCAAACGGTGTTGAATTCCAGGTACTAAAGGGTTATAAAAACATCCAGTGTGCACACGTAATAGTGGGTTGGGAAAACCTTAAGAAGGTAAATTCTTCAGATGCTACAAGACTTTTGTTCCTCACAAGCAATCCAAGTTTTGAATTAACTAAGGATGCCGAGAATCAAAGGGCCATAAATACATTGAATGAGTTTTTGGAAAAAAATAAGGATAAGGTGGATGGATACTATCCAAGCATAAGAAGAAGTATAAGTATCCTGTATAACGGAGGTGAAGTACAAGATTCACAGTTCTCTTTATACGGTTTGAACGCAAAAAGCAGTAAATTGATGATTGATTCAAAAGCAATGAGCATGTATAAAGGCGAACTTTTGTCAGAGGATCCCAATGCTATATGCATAAGCAAGCAAAAGGCGGAAGAAGACAAATTGAATCTAGGCGATAAAGTTACTTTAGAGTCGATAAATCCGGACGGCTCAAGAGGAACTCTGGACTGCACCATTAAAGGCATATATGCCAACGGAGCGGGATGGGATAACATGTACCTGTTTATTAATGAGGATACTGCAAAACAACTTATGAAATACAAAGACGGCTATTTCGACCTTGGAAGGATATCCCTCAAAAATGAGAGTGATGCAAGCGAGTTTGCGAAAGACCTTGATGCCGCTCTGATAAAAGACGGTTCCAAGGTTTTGAGGGCTGAATCCTATCTTCAGGCTTCAAAACTTTACCCTACAATGTCCAAAAGCTTAAAAGGACTATGCAATCTGTTCATACTTATATTCTTAGTAGTTATATCCATAGGACTCCGCTCTTCCATAAGAATGAACCTTTTCGAACGTATGAGAGAGTTTGGTACTTTACGAGCAATAGGTTACAGCAGACGTCAGTGCTTTTCGATAATATTTCTTGAAGTATTTTTCCTCTCAATCATAGCACTTTCGATTGCATGCGGAATCGCGGCAGTGTTGGTGAATATGTTGGGTAAATCGGGAGTTTACTTGGGTACTGGCCCTCTTAGCTACTTCGGCGGCGAGCGGTTATATCCTAGCATGAAACCTATGGATATCAGTACAACATTCGGCATAATAACATTATTCACATTGCTTTCTACTGTAAGCCCTGCACTTAAACTTTGTTACCAGAATATTACAAATATAATGGTAAAGAACATGAAAAAAGTGAAGGTATGGAGAACAATGTTTTTCGGAGAGAAACACAGTAAAGTAAAATATGACGGACTTAATAAAGCAGTGTAA
- a CDS encoding SDR family NAD(P)-dependent oxidoreductase, producing the protein MRDVKKNNMKNTEKKSNRRKSADIGNLGDVAIIGMACRFPGANDNEQYWYNIKNGVDCITEVPPGRWERDDFYSTNPDEPDKSISKWCGLIDNMDRFDNRFFNISPREANNMDPNQRTLMEEAWHCIEDSGVPLNSLQSKKTSVFVGSTGIECYQSLDTPGVSVEGYTGPGIYQFMLANRISYFWDLTGESKVVDAACASSSTALHEARCSILEGRSDYALVAGLHMHLSSYKYLLWTKNRMLSADGRCKTFDQAADGLVAGEGVAVLLLQPLEQAIKDKNHIYGVIKGSSINHGGKASSVSAPKVEAQSAVILDTYKDAGFSPETVTYIEAHGTGTSLGDPIEVEALTQAFKKYTSEKGYCKIGSSKTNIGHLMSASGIAGICKVLLMFKHKQIPPTLNVKIVNPIIDFDNSPFMLANSLTEWERKDKDIPLRAGSSSFGYGGVNVHILMEEYTETSPVIDKRNLEESHMFTLSAKSLKSLETHIGEWKRFLESENFGEYAINDICVTLLNGRGSFPFRTGKCIKSLQDLKEFINNVSSDSFYKKTEQPWCLRIGDLSAEEGRKILWVLNKYEFFNRCIEITVEKLKEIIVDKDIYNNFYGDWKSDYENIYLFIINYAYAKAVNRLGFTPSFITGQGNGVWVSLALSGIMSVEDILEIFLNQKSLADVSTARPNIPFGDFINERIIEPYLFDENYIRFLIDGAMMSFGVTKKVTVEDSRLGILLLKNEAVTPQQLEDALKGQKTSEGLLGEILVKKGYCPQYRIDRALRQQQILRGKVNEVLAHYVDKARLLNESQFTFKKFMSEWDKVIKKVSGHDIFKMLHDEKLLEVNGERDSKDKLLLLIVLTSSIRKLNEKWNFTDNKIFEEERFYELLDLISDEVMSKENIVELLTKADPNYGAIACKLNSFQGKMNARNRYKFIKQCNRNINEIADIECWIKALSETEMNVLDDEIRYLELGELGQTVSGEKGLTLNLDKCENPEEALKETMMSLWLNGFDTDWQKIYPEGTYKKVALPCYSFEREKFGIARKFIRHEEAQAKGIKSVTAGPATSRITVRLDSKLYFKYIWKNSEIAEKAGISELGSILLFDRNGELASLLGVNANKEGKEPCVLVMPGAEFSEQKGNIFTINPEKPDDYKKLLQTLKARQMLPKNIIYKWARTGVGFDQADMCSCLKDGIYSVLHLTKALAEQKDMNKVLLLFVHSPAGKGGHPLYSGMGAFFKTLRLENPGFVYKSVEMEQDNKDDVAQRLINELTLGTVGALEVRYEGKQRLVKAMEEISGQITDGKIAIKEGGVYLITGGAGGLGLIMAERLAQRAKIKLVLTGRSDLKQDKLLKLKELEALGSEILYIKADISMKDHAQRLIDEVKANFGKIDGVIHSAGIYKSGFVIKKTPEEMETVFAPKIFGAAFIDEVTKDEDMDFFIMFSSISAVAGDLGLSDYAYGNGFMDDFAELRETMRTKGMRKGRTLSINWPLWEYGGMQISKEESQRFFDRTGLNMLPTRQGLEFFDSVTSMTNILQCLVAYGDREKVKKFIEASFRDTRNSGKGQAVSMDPKVLLEKTEEFLKKIIADEIDLPVDQVDSDVSFEEYGIDSILIHNFNFKIEKHIGPTSKTLLFEYKYLKDLTEYFVKNHAAELTKLFIRKEDQDENTEEYSDEVIQAYEEETLKVKENISIEQDIAIIGISGRYPLADDLDEFWENLRNGRDCVTEVPPSRWDASEYYDPDQDNAKYGKMYSKWGGFINDPEFFDALFFKISPKEAVGMDPQERLILQSVWSSIEDAGYTGASIKEYVKNKDGRDVGVFMGATTNAYRLIAMDEWYKGNRVVPTANPWAIANRISFIFDFHGPSIPVDTACSSSLTAIHLACESLQKGDCSMAIAGGVNLHLHPSEYVLRSQLKMLSPTGRCHSFGAGADGYVPGEGVGSILLKPLNAAVEDHDHIYAVIKGTSINHGGRANGFTVPNPNAQGDLILKALRNANIDARSISLVEAHGTGTSLGDPVEISGLAKAYREYTKDNGYCAISSAKSNIGHLESASGIAGVTKLVLQFKHKKLVPSLHCEELNPNIYFDTTPFYVQRQLSDWEQPKTIINGEEKTFPRRAAISSFGAGGTNVHLILEEYQMPVAKTCEEEPELIVLSAKNDERLAEYAKNILNKLKKESATSLGSEMKAGTTSHIKDEILQMVSGILDIDCDEIDPLEEMVGYGFEPVSLTALAEVINNRFECDISSDIFKEYPSVYSISEYISRYSRDYNIGLYTDENSKESDISLKDMAYTLQVGREPMEERLAMVVSSVGELEEKLSAYCAGKSIESTYTGRVKTGKAAKLLKAKAKEQEESIKGLLIGRQLHELAQLWVGGIDINWNRLYISSTPNRVSMPTYPFTKERYWLTDMEKDGDNVLTGTLSSSLHPMIDVNVSTLEEQCFKKTLSGREHFIEDHVIEGNVILPGSAYIEMAIVAGNLSTNLGKVSKIINTVWERPLIIGKRPEELFISLYPTDNNVEYSIWSGDPAGDRFIHAGGMVSYDYEQQAKEIEVINIDSVRNRCTEHKKGEELYENLDKAGFNYQDGFKTIKNIWGNDKEALSRIILHQKLSADFNMYNLHPSILDGAFQSITGIADDDVLNSGTVYLPFALGEVEIMGQLDKECYAYAVLTKAEKNSNVKKFDIKILNSIGQTVVRIKDLSLRKYHKTASLNNEDEILLDIFRKLESGELEPDEVDRMIGNIYKECV; encoded by the coding sequence ATGAGAGATGTGAAGAAAAATAATATGAAGAATACCGAAAAAAAAAGTAATAGAAGAAAAAGTGCCGATATAGGGAATTTAGGAGACGTGGCAATAATAGGTATGGCATGTAGATTCCCGGGAGCCAATGACAATGAGCAATACTGGTACAATATAAAAAACGGAGTGGATTGCATAACCGAGGTTCCTCCGGGACGCTGGGAGAGGGATGATTTTTATTCTACAAACCCCGATGAACCGGATAAGAGCATCAGCAAATGGTGCGGACTCATAGACAACATGGACAGATTTGACAACAGGTTTTTTAATATTTCTCCCAGAGAAGCCAATAACATGGATCCAAATCAAAGGACGCTTATGGAAGAGGCTTGGCATTGTATAGAGGATTCCGGTGTGCCTTTGAATTCTTTGCAAAGCAAAAAGACATCGGTTTTCGTGGGCTCTACAGGTATTGAATGTTATCAAAGCCTTGACACACCAGGAGTGAGTGTTGAAGGTTATACCGGTCCAGGTATCTATCAGTTTATGCTGGCTAACAGGATATCATACTTCTGGGATTTGACGGGAGAAAGTAAGGTAGTGGACGCCGCCTGTGCATCGTCTTCCACGGCCTTGCATGAAGCTCGATGCTCCATACTTGAAGGCAGAAGCGATTATGCATTGGTCGCCGGACTGCATATGCACTTGTCCTCTTACAAATATTTGCTCTGGACTAAAAATCGTATGCTCAGTGCTGACGGAAGATGCAAGACCTTTGACCAAGCCGCAGACGGACTTGTGGCAGGAGAAGGTGTGGCGGTATTGTTGCTTCAGCCTCTGGAGCAAGCCATTAAAGATAAAAATCACATCTATGGTGTAATCAAAGGGAGTTCAATAAACCACGGGGGAAAAGCGTCATCCGTTTCAGCTCCCAAGGTTGAGGCTCAGTCGGCTGTTATACTGGATACATATAAGGATGCAGGCTTTAGCCCTGAAACCGTTACATATATTGAAGCTCACGGTACAGGTACATCCTTAGGAGACCCCATTGAGGTGGAAGCACTGACTCAGGCATTTAAAAAGTACACCTCTGAAAAAGGGTATTGTAAGATAGGTTCTTCAAAGACAAATATAGGTCATCTTATGTCGGCATCCGGAATAGCCGGAATTTGTAAAGTCTTATTAATGTTTAAGCATAAACAAATCCCTCCTACTCTAAACGTAAAAATTGTGAATCCAATAATTGATTTTGATAATTCACCGTTTATGCTTGCAAACAGTCTTACCGAATGGGAGAGAAAAGATAAAGACATACCTCTTCGTGCAGGTTCAAGCTCATTCGGCTACGGCGGTGTGAATGTTCATATACTCATGGAGGAATACACAGAGACCTCCCCAGTTATTGATAAAAGAAATTTGGAAGAAAGCCACATGTTTACGCTTTCGGCAAAATCTTTGAAAAGCCTTGAAACACATATAGGCGAGTGGAAAAGGTTTTTAGAAAGCGAAAATTTTGGGGAATATGCTATCAACGATATTTGTGTTACCTTATTAAACGGACGAGGTAGTTTTCCTTTCAGGACAGGAAAATGTATTAAGTCCCTTCAGGATCTTAAAGAATTCATCAACAACGTTTCTTCCGATTCATTCTACAAAAAAACAGAACAGCCTTGGTGCTTAAGAATTGGCGACCTTTCGGCGGAAGAAGGAAGAAAAATACTCTGGGTTTTAAACAAATATGAGTTTTTCAACCGTTGTATTGAAATAACGGTTGAAAAACTCAAAGAAATTATTGTAGATAAGGATATATACAATAATTTTTACGGAGATTGGAAATCAGATTATGAAAACATTTATCTGTTTATTATAAATTATGCTTACGCAAAGGCTGTCAATAGGCTTGGTTTTACACCGTCATTTATCACAGGGCAGGGCAACGGTGTATGGGTAAGCTTGGCTTTAAGTGGTATTATGAGTGTAGAGGACATACTCGAGATCTTCTTGAACCAAAAATCACTAGCAGACGTAAGTACTGCCCGCCCCAATATACCTTTTGGCGACTTTATCAATGAGAGGATAATAGAACCTTATTTATTTGACGAAAACTATATTAGATTTCTCATTGATGGAGCAATGATGTCGTTCGGAGTTACTAAAAAGGTAACTGTTGAGGATAGTAGGCTCGGGATCTTGCTCCTAAAGAATGAAGCTGTTACTCCTCAACAGCTTGAAGACGCATTGAAAGGACAAAAAACCAGTGAGGGTTTGCTGGGAGAAATTTTAGTTAAAAAAGGATATTGCCCTCAATATAGAATAGATAGGGCTTTAAGGCAGCAACAGATATTGAGGGGAAAGGTTAATGAGGTTCTTGCCCACTATGTGGATAAGGCAAGACTCCTAAATGAAAGCCAGTTTACCTTCAAAAAATTTATGAGTGAATGGGACAAAGTAATCAAAAAAGTATCTGGGCATGACATTTTTAAAATGCTCCATGATGAAAAGCTCCTGGAGGTAAACGGAGAAAGAGATTCTAAAGACAAGCTCCTTCTTTTAATTGTTTTGACAAGCTCTATTAGGAAGCTTAATGAAAAATGGAATTTCACAGATAATAAGATTTTTGAAGAAGAGAGGTTTTATGAGCTTCTTGACCTCATATCGGATGAAGTAATGTCAAAAGAAAACATTGTAGAGCTTTTGACAAAGGCTGACCCGAATTATGGAGCTATTGCGTGTAAACTCAATTCATTTCAAGGCAAAATGAATGCCCGAAACCGGTACAAGTTTATAAAACAATGCAACCGTAATATTAATGAGATAGCTGATATAGAATGCTGGATTAAAGCGCTTTCAGAAACAGAAATGAATGTTTTGGATGACGAAATCAGATATTTGGAGTTAGGAGAACTTGGACAAACAGTCTCTGGTGAAAAGGGACTGACCTTGAATTTAGATAAATGTGAAAATCCGGAAGAGGCTTTGAAAGAAACCATGATGAGCTTATGGCTTAATGGATTTGATACCGATTGGCAGAAAATATATCCTGAAGGGACCTATAAAAAGGTTGCTTTACCTTGTTATTCCTTTGAACGAGAAAAATTTGGGATAGCTCGAAAATTTATTCGGCATGAGGAAGCACAGGCTAAAGGTATAAAAAGTGTGACCGCAGGTCCAGCAACAAGCCGTATAACGGTTAGACTGGATTCGAAGTTGTACTTCAAATATATTTGGAAAAACAGTGAGATCGCAGAGAAAGCTGGTATCTCAGAACTCGGAAGCATTTTGTTATTTGATCGGAATGGGGAATTGGCCAGCCTGTTAGGAGTTAATGCAAATAAAGAAGGTAAGGAACCTTGTGTTCTTGTAATGCCGGGTGCGGAATTTAGTGAACAGAAGGGCAATATTTTCACAATAAACCCGGAAAAGCCGGATGATTATAAAAAACTGCTTCAGACTCTTAAAGCAAGGCAGATGCTTCCCAAAAACATAATATATAAGTGGGCAAGAACCGGTGTGGGTTTTGACCAAGCCGATATGTGCAGTTGTCTTAAAGACGGTATTTACTCCGTTCTGCACTTGACTAAGGCATTGGCTGAACAAAAAGATATGAATAAGGTATTGCTTCTCTTTGTGCATTCACCGGCGGGTAAAGGCGGACACCCTTTATATTCCGGTATGGGTGCATTTTTTAAGACCTTACGTCTGGAAAATCCGGGTTTTGTTTATAAGTCTGTTGAGATGGAGCAAGACAACAAAGACGATGTGGCACAGCGGTTAATAAACGAGTTAACCCTTGGGACCGTCGGTGCTCTTGAAGTACGCTACGAGGGTAAACAAAGACTGGTAAAAGCCATGGAAGAAATCAGTGGACAAATTACTGATGGAAAGATCGCGATAAAAGAGGGCGGGGTATACCTTATAACAGGCGGTGCTGGCGGTCTTGGTCTTATTATGGCTGAGAGGCTTGCACAAAGGGCAAAGATAAAGCTTGTACTTACCGGACGCTCAGATCTAAAGCAGGATAAGCTTTTAAAGCTTAAAGAATTGGAAGCTTTGGGTTCGGAAATTTTATATATTAAAGCTGACATATCGATGAAAGACCATGCTCAAAGGCTTATAGATGAGGTTAAAGCAAATTTCGGGAAGATAGATGGTGTTATACACTCAGCCGGAATATATAAGAGCGGGTTTGTAATAAAAAAGACACCGGAGGAAATGGAAACGGTATTTGCTCCCAAAATTTTTGGTGCGGCATTTATTGACGAGGTGACCAAAGACGAGGATATGGATTTCTTCATCATGTTCTCTTCAATCTCGGCTGTGGCAGGAGACTTGGGACTCAGCGATTATGCCTACGGAAACGGATTTATGGATGACTTTGCCGAGTTACGTGAAACCATGCGTACCAAGGGGATGAGAAAAGGAAGAACCCTTTCTATTAACTGGCCTTTGTGGGAATACGGTGGAATGCAGATATCCAAGGAGGAAAGCCAAAGGTTCTTTGACCGTACTGGTCTGAACATGCTACCTACCCGCCAAGGTCTTGAATTCTTTGATTCAGTAACCTCGATGACTAATATCTTACAGTGTTTGGTTGCTTACGGAGACAGAGAAAAAGTTAAAAAGTTCATAGAAGCAAGCTTTAGGGATACGAGAAATTCTGGAAAAGGCCAAGCTGTATCTATGGACCCCAAGGTGCTTTTGGAAAAGACCGAGGAATTCTTGAAGAAAATCATTGCGGACGAAATAGACCTTCCGGTAGATCAGGTGGATTCTGATGTCAGCTTCGAGGAGTATGGAATTGATTCCATACTTATACATAATTTCAATTTCAAAATAGAAAAACATATCGGACCTACTTCAAAAACCTTGCTATTCGAGTATAAATATTTAAAGGATTTGACAGAGTATTTTGTCAAAAACCATGCTGCAGAATTAACCAAGCTTTTTATTAGAAAAGAGGATCAGGATGAGAATACTGAAGAATATTCTGATGAGGTTATACAGGCATATGAAGAAGAAACACTTAAAGTTAAAGAGAACATAAGTATTGAACAAGATATTGCTATTATAGGTATAAGCGGACGTTATCCCCTTGCCGATGATTTGGATGAATTTTGGGAAAACCTGAGAAACGGCAGGGATTGTGTCACAGAGGTACCGCCAAGCAGATGGGATGCCAGTGAATACTACGACCCCGATCAGGACAATGCGAAGTATGGAAAAATGTATTCCAAATGGGGCGGCTTTATAAACGACCCGGAATTCTTTGATGCACTGTTCTTCAAGATATCTCCAAAGGAAGCTGTGGGAATGGATCCTCAAGAAAGGCTTATACTTCAGTCAGTATGGTCAAGTATTGAGGATGCAGGGTACACAGGAGCAAGCATAAAGGAATATGTAAAAAATAAGGATGGCAGAGATGTAGGCGTATTTATGGGAGCTACAACCAATGCGTACAGGCTTATTGCAATGGATGAATGGTATAAAGGAAACAGGGTGGTGCCGACAGCTAATCCGTGGGCTATTGCAAACAGGATATCCTTCATATTCGACTTCCACGGACCAAGTATACCTGTAGATACTGCATGTTCATCATCATTGACAGCGATACACCTTGCATGTGAAAGCCTGCAAAAAGGTGATTGCTCCATGGCGATAGCAGGAGGAGTAAACCTGCACTTGCACCCCTCAGAATATGTACTCAGAAGCCAGCTTAAGATGCTATCCCCAACAGGAAGATGTCACAGTTTTGGAGCTGGAGCGGATGGTTACGTACCCGGTGAAGGCGTGGGATCCATACTGCTTAAGCCTTTGAATGCGGCAGTTGAAGACCATGATCATATATATGCGGTGATAAAAGGAACATCTATAAACCATGGCGGAAGGGCGAACGGATTTACCGTGCCTAACCCAAATGCACAGGGTGACCTTATATTGAAAGCACTTAGAAATGCAAATATAGATGCAAGATCTATTAGTTTAGTAGAGGCTCACGGTACCGGTACATCCTTGGGAGACCCCGTTGAAATATCAGGACTCGCCAAAGCCTACAGGGAATATACGAAAGACAACGGATACTGTGCAATAAGTTCCGCAAAATCCAATATCGGTCATCTTGAATCTGCTTCGGGAATTGCCGGAGTAACAAAGCTGGTATTACAATTCAAGCACAAAAAACTTGTACCTTCTTTGCACTGTGAGGAACTAAACCCCAACATTTATTTTGATACCACTCCGTTTTATGTGCAGAGACAGCTGTCTGACTGGGAGCAGCCAAAGACAATTATCAACGGAGAGGAAAAAACCTTCCCCAGACGTGCTGCAATAAGTTCCTTTGGTGCCGGAGGAACAAATGTACACTTGATTCTAGAAGAGTATCAGATGCCTGTCGCAAAAACCTGTGAGGAAGAGCCTGAGTTAATCGTGCTTTCGGCTAAAAACGATGAAAGGCTTGCCGAGTATGCAAAGAACATATTAAATAAGCTTAAAAAAGAATCAGCAACCAGTTTAGGAAGCGAAATGAAGGCTGGCACAACAAGCCACATTAAAGATGAGATACTGCAAATGGTATCCGGGATACTTGACATAGATTGTGATGAAATCGATCCTTTAGAGGAGATGGTAGGTTATGGCTTTGAACCGGTTAGCCTTACAGCTCTTGCGGAAGTGATAAACAACAGATTTGAATGTGATATATCGAGTGATATTTTTAAAGAGTATCCTTCGGTATACTCAATTTCAGAGTATATAAGCAGGTACAGCAGAGATTACAATATCGGTTTATATACTGACGAAAATAGTAAAGAAAGCGACATTTCACTAAAAGATATGGCATATACACTTCAAGTAGGCAGAGAGCCTATGGAAGAACGTCTTGCTATGGTTGTATCCTCTGTAGGAGAACTGGAAGAAAAGCTTTCTGCATATTGTGCAGGCAAAAGCATTGAAAGTACTTATACAGGCCGCGTAAAAACCGGTAAGGCTGCAAAACTTTTAAAGGCAAAAGCAAAGGAGCAAGAGGAAAGCATAAAGGGTCTTCTCATCGGAAGACAGCTTCATGAACTTGCTCAATTATGGGTCGGTGGAATTGATATAAATTGGAACAGGCTCTATATATCATCCACTCCTAACAGAGTTTCCATGCCAACATATCCATTTACCAAAGAGCGCTACTGGCTGACAGACATGGAGAAAGATGGGGACAATGTATTGACCGGAACGCTTTCTTCAAGTCTTCATCCGATGATAGATGTAAACGTATCAACCTTAGAGGAGCAGTGCTTCAAGAAAACCCTGTCAGGCAGGGAGCATTTTATTGAAGACCATGTAATAGAAGGAAACGTTATACTGCCTGGCTCTGCGTATATAGAAATGGCGATAGTCGCCGGAAATCTTTCTACAAATTTGGGTAAAGTAAGTAAAATTATAAACACTGTATGGGAAAGACCGTTGATAATAGGAAAAAGGCCTGAGGAATTGTTCATTAGCCTATATCCCACAGATAATAATGTAGAGTACAGTATCTGGTCGGGAGATCCGGCAGGAGATCGTTTTATACATGCAGGGGGCATGGTGTCTTATGATTATGAGCAGCAAGCAAAAGAGATTGAAGTGATTAACATAGACTCTGTCAGGAACCGTTGCACCGAACACAAAAAAGGTGAAGAACTTTACGAAAATTTAGATAAAGCAGGATTTAACTATCAAGACGGATTTAAGACCATAAAGAATATATGGGGGAATGATAAGGAAGCACTTTCCCGAATAATACTACACCAAAAGCTGAGTGCCGATTTTAATATGTACAACCTTCACCCCTCGATTTTAGACGGTGCATTTCAGAGCATTACCGGGATAGCGGATGATGATGTGTTGAACAGCGGAACTGTTTACTTACCCTTTGCATTGGGAGAGGTCGAGATAATGGGACAGCTTGATAAAGAGTGCTATGCGTATGCAGTCCTAACTAAAGCAGAGAAAAACTCAAATGTAAAGAAATTCGATATAAAGATTTTAAATTCAATTGGGCAGACGGTTGTCCGCATTAAAGATTTATCGTTGAGAAAGTACCACAAAACGGCTTCCCTTAATAATGAAGATGAAATACTACTGGATATCTTCCGAAAGCTTGAAAGCGGAGAACTAGAGCCTGATGAGGTTGACCGTATGATTGGGAATATATATAAGGAGTGTGTATAA